In one window of Skermanella rosea DNA:
- a CDS encoding ABC transporter ATP-binding protein, whose amino-acid sequence MTAPVLEVENLGKSFRTYGSEWSRVLSWFGLPALALTEQWVLRHVGFRVHAGEAIGLVGQNGAGKSTLLKLITGTLRPTTGKVRVHGRIAAILELGMGMNPEFTGRQNACHVAGLMGFSHGQIEGMMPGIEDFAEIGEYFDQPLRVYSSGMQMRVAFSVATAVKPDILIVDEALSVGDAYFQHKSFDRIRAFRESGTTLLIVSHDRSAIQTLCDRAILLERGSQVKDGAPEEVMDYYNALLAEREGQTVEVRRQEGGAIQTVSGSYEATVEDIALLDQRGEPVEFVGVGEAVTLRVRVRVHQALPRLVMGYMIKDRLGQTIFGTNTFHTEQILEDMPAGSVVTYTAAFTADLGPGSYSVATALVSSDTHLVNNYEWRDLALIFTVSNHDRPYFIGTAWIPPTIRIER is encoded by the coding sequence ATGACGGCCCCGGTGCTGGAAGTCGAGAACCTCGGCAAGTCCTTCCGGACCTACGGCAGCGAATGGTCGCGCGTGCTGTCCTGGTTCGGATTGCCGGCCCTGGCGCTGACCGAGCAATGGGTCCTGCGCCACGTCGGATTCCGCGTCCACGCGGGCGAAGCGATCGGCCTCGTCGGGCAGAACGGCGCCGGAAAGAGCACGCTGCTCAAGCTGATCACCGGGACCTTGCGGCCGACCACGGGAAAAGTCCGGGTGCATGGCCGGATCGCGGCGATCCTGGAGCTGGGCATGGGCATGAACCCGGAGTTCACCGGCCGCCAGAACGCCTGCCATGTCGCCGGCCTGATGGGCTTCAGCCACGGGCAGATCGAAGGCATGATGCCCGGGATCGAGGATTTCGCGGAGATCGGCGAATATTTCGACCAGCCCCTGAGGGTCTACTCCAGCGGCATGCAGATGCGCGTCGCGTTCAGCGTCGCGACCGCCGTGAAGCCGGACATCCTGATCGTGGACGAGGCGCTGTCGGTAGGCGACGCGTATTTCCAACACAAGAGCTTCGACCGCATCCGGGCATTCCGGGAAAGCGGCACGACCCTGCTGATCGTCTCGCACGACCGGTCCGCCATCCAGACCCTGTGCGACAGGGCGATCCTCCTGGAGCGCGGCAGCCAGGTCAAGGACGGCGCTCCGGAGGAGGTCATGGACTACTACAACGCGCTCCTGGCGGAACGTGAAGGCCAGACCGTCGAGGTGCGGCGGCAGGAGGGCGGCGCAATCCAGACCGTCTCCGGCAGCTACGAGGCGACGGTCGAGGACATCGCGCTGCTGGACCAAAGGGGCGAACCGGTGGAGTTCGTGGGTGTCGGCGAAGCGGTCACCCTGCGCGTCCGGGTCCGGGTACACCAAGCCCTGCCCCGGCTGGTCATGGGCTACATGATCAAGGACCGCCTTGGGCAGACGATCTTCGGAACCAACACATTCCACACCGAGCAGATCCTCGAAGACATGCCGGCGGGCAGCGTCGTCACCTACACCGCCGCCTTCACCGCCGATCTGGGCCCCGGAAGCTATTCGGTCGCGACCGCGCTGGTCAGTTCCGACACCCATCTGGTCAACAACTACGAGTGGCGGGACCTGGCCCTGATATTCACCGTGAGCAACCACGACAGGCCGTATTTCATCGGAACCGCCTGGATCCCGCCCACCATCAGGATCGAGCGCTGA
- a CDS encoding ABC transporter permease: MLRGAWAYRYFILSSIRTEFMGRFIRSRIGGLWMIAHPLVQVCIYALILSSLLSARLPDMADRPYAYAIYLTAGILCWSLFTDVVSRCLTVFIDNGNLLKKVVFPRICLPLVTAGSALVTNALLLLAILVVFAALGHGIPIVPLLMLPALIALTLGLALGMGLVLGILNVFIRDVGHVVPLVLQVGFWFTPIVYVPDVLPPEIRPLLSYNPLHPLVGAFHDVLVFGRMPDMTALAGTAVLALALLTVALFMFRRAGAEMVDVL, encoded by the coding sequence ATGCTCAGGGGCGCATGGGCTTACCGGTACTTCATCCTGTCATCGATCCGGACCGAGTTCATGGGCCGGTTCATCCGCAGCCGGATCGGAGGGCTCTGGATGATCGCGCATCCCTTGGTCCAGGTCTGCATCTATGCGCTCATCCTTTCTTCCCTGCTTTCGGCCCGTTTGCCCGACATGGCCGACCGGCCCTATGCCTACGCGATCTACCTGACCGCCGGGATCCTGTGCTGGTCGCTGTTCACCGATGTCGTATCGCGCTGCCTGACCGTCTTCATCGACAACGGCAACCTGCTGAAGAAAGTCGTGTTCCCGCGCATCTGCCTGCCCCTGGTGACGGCCGGCAGCGCCCTGGTCACGAATGCCCTGCTCCTGCTGGCGATCCTCGTGGTCTTCGCCGCGCTGGGCCATGGCATTCCCATCGTCCCGCTCTTGATGCTGCCCGCCCTGATCGCGCTGACGCTGGGCCTGGCCCTCGGCATGGGCCTTGTGCTCGGCATCCTGAACGTCTTCATCCGGGATGTCGGCCACGTCGTGCCGCTGGTGCTGCAGGTGGGCTTCTGGTTCACGCCGATCGTCTATGTGCCGGACGTGCTGCCCCCGGAAATCAGGCCGCTCCTGTCCTACAATCCCCTGCATCCGCTGGTCGGGGCCTTTCACGATGTCCTGGTGTTCGGCAGGATGCCCGACATGACGGCCCTCGCCGGCACGGCCGTCCTCGCGCTGGCACTGCTGACCGTCGCCCTGTTCATGTTCCGGCGCGCCGGGGCCGAAATGGTCGACGTGCTATGA
- a CDS encoding sensor domain-containing protein — MRQARAGDVRAAEENRLSQIVDGCPVPVFVIDTSHRVTHWNRACEVVIGASAAEMIGTRNQRRIFYGIERPCMADLIVDGAPDDTVRLFYQDKFRRSATVSGAFEAEDYFPNLGGGPCWLSFTAAPLFDEDGVIIGAIETLQDITGRRNAEAALHAGERRFRELFASMRDGVVIFAPHDEGRDFVLADINPAAEALYRMSRSRALGRRLPEVLASPAQPETTAAQAAELAEAVRRVWRSGVPESLMTVHLDSGGKPLDCRHNRLVRLPTSEVACLSEDITDRQRSQAEQEMVASVFRHTVEGIFVTDSDGVIISVNPAFTQITGYQEGEVIGRSSRLLRSPLQEEAFFDELWSRLEAEGSWQGQIWNRRKNGENFLEWVTISQVLDATGRPYRYVAIFNDITDLHRKDEQIKHQAYHDALTGLPNRLLLADRIEQAIALARRQDHGVALLFIDLDQFKTINDCHGHDMGDRLLVEVARRLKSCVRESDTVARLGGDEFIVVVADADVAEGAPQVCQRILKALRAPFSQPQVELVTASIGISLFPDDGGDADTLLKHADIAMYEAKRRSRNTISFFTSEMTRTMMRRLEMESDLRRAIEHDELEVHYQPKVDILNGAIYGMEALVRWFHPTRGMVPPDEFIPLAEEIGMIVPIGEWVLRTACRDAMELRRQGIPMQLSVNLSMRQFREADLVERIAATISEIGLDPSFLELELTESILMTEAAQSIAALNEIKRLGVTLSIDDFGTGYSSLSYLTKLPIDILKIDRSFIQHCGHDGNSATVVSAIINLADQLGHSVVAEGVETVAQLAFLRERRCSRIQGYLVGKPVPLNTFVAQLDRWRKIAVALANPII, encoded by the coding sequence GTGCGGCAGGCGCGTGCCGGCGATGTCCGCGCGGCGGAGGAGAACCGGCTGTCCCAGATCGTCGACGGCTGCCCCGTACCCGTCTTCGTGATCGATACCTCCCACCGGGTGACCCACTGGAACAGGGCCTGCGAGGTCGTGATCGGCGCCAGCGCCGCCGAGATGATCGGCACGCGCAACCAGCGGCGGATCTTCTACGGAATCGAGCGGCCCTGCATGGCCGACCTGATCGTGGACGGCGCTCCCGACGACACCGTGCGCCTGTTCTACCAGGACAAGTTCCGGCGGTCCGCGACCGTCTCCGGCGCGTTCGAGGCCGAGGACTATTTCCCGAACCTGGGCGGCGGGCCGTGCTGGCTGTCGTTCACCGCGGCCCCGCTGTTCGACGAGGACGGGGTGATCATCGGCGCGATCGAGACCCTGCAGGACATCACCGGCCGGCGGAACGCGGAAGCGGCGCTGCATGCCGGCGAGCGGCGCTTCCGGGAGCTGTTCGCCAGCATGCGGGACGGCGTCGTGATCTTCGCCCCGCACGACGAGGGCCGCGACTTCGTGCTGGCGGACATCAACCCGGCGGCCGAGGCGCTCTACCGCATGTCGCGCAGCCGCGCCCTGGGTCGCCGCCTGCCGGAAGTGCTGGCGTCCCCGGCCCAGCCGGAGACCACCGCCGCCCAGGCGGCGGAACTGGCCGAGGCGGTCCGGCGGGTCTGGCGCTCGGGCGTTCCGGAAAGCCTGATGACGGTCCACCTGGATTCGGGCGGCAAGCCGCTGGACTGCCGGCACAACCGCCTGGTCCGGCTGCCCACGTCCGAGGTCGCCTGCCTCTCGGAGGACATCACCGACCGGCAGCGCAGCCAAGCCGAGCAGGAAATGGTGGCCAGCGTGTTCCGGCACACGGTCGAGGGCATCTTCGTCACCGATTCCGACGGCGTCATCATATCGGTCAACCCTGCCTTCACCCAGATCACCGGCTACCAGGAGGGCGAGGTGATCGGGCGGTCGTCGCGGCTGCTGCGGTCACCCCTCCAGGAGGAGGCCTTCTTCGACGAGCTGTGGTCCCGGCTGGAAGCCGAAGGGAGCTGGCAGGGCCAGATCTGGAACCGCCGCAAGAACGGCGAGAACTTCCTGGAGTGGGTGACGATCAGCCAGGTGCTCGACGCGACCGGGCGGCCCTACCGGTACGTCGCCATCTTCAACGACATCACGGACCTTCATCGGAAGGACGAGCAGATCAAGCACCAGGCCTACCACGACGCCCTGACCGGACTGCCCAACAGGCTGCTGCTGGCCGACCGGATCGAACAGGCCATCGCGCTGGCCCGGCGCCAGGACCATGGCGTCGCGCTTCTGTTCATCGACCTGGACCAATTCAAGACGATCAACGACTGCCATGGCCACGACATGGGCGACCGGCTGCTGGTCGAGGTCGCGCGGCGGCTGAAATCGTGCGTGCGCGAAAGCGACACGGTCGCCCGCCTGGGCGGCGACGAGTTCATCGTCGTGGTGGCCGACGCCGACGTGGCCGAGGGCGCCCCGCAGGTCTGCCAGCGCATCCTGAAGGCCCTTCGCGCGCCGTTTTCCCAGCCGCAGGTGGAACTGGTGACTGCAAGCATCGGGATCAGCCTGTTCCCGGACGACGGGGGCGATGCCGATACCCTGCTGAAGCACGCCGACATCGCGATGTACGAGGCGAAGCGCCGAAGCCGCAATACGATCAGCTTCTTCACCTCGGAAATGACCCGGACCATGATGCGGCGCCTGGAGATGGAGAGCGACCTGCGCCGGGCGATCGAGCACGACGAGCTTGAGGTCCATTACCAGCCCAAGGTCGACATCCTGAACGGCGCCATCTACGGCATGGAGGCGCTGGTCCGCTGGTTCCACCCGACCCGGGGGATGGTGCCGCCCGACGAGTTCATCCCGCTGGCGGAGGAGATAGGCATGATCGTGCCGATCGGCGAATGGGTGCTGCGCACCGCGTGCCGGGACGCCATGGAATTGCGCCGCCAGGGAATCCCGATGCAGCTCTCGGTCAACCTGTCCATGCGGCAGTTCCGCGAGGCGGACTTGGTCGAGCGGATCGCCGCCACCATAAGCGAGATCGGCCTGGACCCATCCTTCCTGGAACTGGAACTGACCGAGTCGATCCTGATGACCGAGGCGGCCCAGAGCATCGCGGCGCTCAACGAGATCAAGCGGCTCGGCGTCACGCTGTCGATCGACGATTTCGGCACCGGCTATTCCAGCCTCAGCTACCTGACCAAGCTGCCGATCGACATCCTGAAGATCGACCGGAGCTTCATCCAGCATTGCGGCCACGACGGCAACAGCGCCACGGTCGTCTCCGCGATCATCAACCTGGCGGACCAGCTCGGCCATTCCGTGGTGGCCGAGGGGGTCGAGACGGTCGCCCAGCTGGCTTTCCTGCGGGAGCGCCGGTGCAGCAGGATACAGGGGTACCTGGTCGGCAAGCCGGTCCCGCTGAACACCTTCGTGGCGCAGCTGGACCGCTGGCGCAAGATTGCGGTCGCGCTGGCGAACCCGATCATCTAA
- a CDS encoding NUDIX domain-containing protein, producing MPAVSEENPWKTLSGEVRYENKWIRVTEHQVVNPSGNPGIYGVVHFKSVAIGVLPVDAEGCVHLVGQYRYSLNAYSWEMPEGGGAPDMPPIEEAKRELKEETGLVARQWLELLPIHTSNSICDEHGVIYLAWDMEQAESEPEDTEQLTIVRMPFAGVVDLVLEGAITDSMTVAAVLKAQLLAERGCLPDALSKLMLRR from the coding sequence TTGCCGGCCGTCTCGGAAGAGAATCCCTGGAAAACCCTGAGCGGCGAGGTCCGCTACGAGAACAAGTGGATCCGCGTCACCGAGCACCAGGTGGTCAATCCGTCGGGCAATCCCGGCATCTACGGCGTGGTCCATTTCAAGAGCGTCGCCATCGGCGTGCTGCCGGTCGATGCCGAGGGGTGCGTCCACCTGGTCGGGCAGTACCGTTATTCGCTGAACGCCTACAGCTGGGAAATGCCGGAGGGCGGCGGCGCGCCCGACATGCCTCCGATCGAGGAGGCCAAGCGCGAGCTGAAGGAGGAGACCGGGCTGGTGGCGCGCCAGTGGCTGGAACTGCTGCCGATCCACACCTCCAACAGCATCTGCGACGAGCACGGCGTGATCTATCTCGCCTGGGACATGGAGCAGGCGGAATCCGAGCCGGAAGACACGGAACAGCTGACCATCGTGCGGATGCCGTTCGCCGGCGTCGTGGACCTGGTGCTGGAGGGCGCCATCACCGATTCCATGACGGTTGCCGCCGTCCTGAAGGCTCAACTGCTGGCTGAGCGGGGCTGTCTGCCCGACGCGCTCTCGAAACTGATGCTCCGCCGCTGA
- a CDS encoding NADP-dependent malic enzyme → MAENLRDAALDYHRQPTPGKIAVTPTKPLATQRDLALAYSPGVAAACEAIVADPAEASAVTSRANLVGVITNGTAVLGLGSIGPLAAKPVMEGKGVLFKKFAGIDVFDIELDEKDPDKLVEIIAAMEPTFGGINLEDIKAPECFYIEEKLRARMKIPVFHDDQHGTAIIVGAAILNGLRVVGKRIEDVRLVASGAGAAALACLDLLVDMGMPVSNITVTDILGVVYKGRTELMDPRKERYAQETDARTLGEVIAGADIFLGLSAPGVLKPAMVEQMAADPLILALANPVPEIMPEEAKAIRPDAILATGRSDYPNQVNNVLCFPFIFRGALDVGATTINEAMKIAAVRAIADLAMAEASDVVASAYGDQLSGFGPEHLIPKPFDPRLILQIAPAVARAAMDSGVATRPIEDFAAYEDKLNEFVFRSGLLMRPVFVRAKQDPRRVVYAEGEEERVLRAVQVVVDDRLAKPILIGRRDVVMRRIEKAGLRIRIGEHVDLVDPENDPRYADYWNLYHRLMERSGISPDVARTVVRTNTTVIAALMVRRGEADAMICGTIGKYRNHLGDIRDVIGLRPGVHNPAALSVLILNKGTFFMCDTYVSPDPTVPEISEMTALAAEEVRRFGLAPKVALLSHSNFGSHDSPSAVKMRQALVEITKRCPDLEVEGEMHADSALSEEIRARIFPNSRLKGKANLLVMPDLDAANIAFNMTKVMGDGLSVGPVLLGVAQPAHILTPSVTVRGIVNMSALATVDAQVSAAEAAAKP, encoded by the coding sequence ATGGCTGAAAATCTGCGGGACGCAGCACTCGATTACCACCGTCAGCCGACGCCCGGGAAGATCGCGGTCACGCCGACGAAGCCGCTGGCGACCCAGCGCGACTTGGCGCTGGCCTATTCGCCCGGCGTCGCCGCCGCCTGCGAGGCGATCGTCGCGGATCCCGCCGAAGCCAGCGCCGTGACCAGCCGGGCCAACCTGGTCGGCGTGATCACCAACGGCACCGCCGTGCTGGGCCTGGGATCGATCGGGCCGCTGGCCGCCAAGCCGGTGATGGAAGGCAAGGGCGTCCTGTTCAAGAAGTTCGCCGGCATCGACGTGTTCGACATCGAGCTGGACGAGAAGGACCCGGACAAGCTGGTCGAGATCATCGCGGCGATGGAGCCGACTTTCGGCGGCATCAATCTCGAGGACATCAAGGCGCCGGAATGCTTCTACATCGAGGAGAAGCTGCGCGCCCGCATGAAGATCCCGGTCTTCCATGATGACCAGCACGGCACCGCGATCATCGTCGGCGCCGCGATCCTGAACGGATTGCGGGTGGTCGGCAAGCGGATCGAGGACGTGCGGCTCGTCGCGTCCGGCGCGGGCGCCGCGGCGCTGGCCTGCCTGGACCTGCTGGTCGACATGGGCATGCCGGTCTCCAACATCACCGTGACCGACATCCTCGGCGTGGTCTACAAGGGCCGCACCGAGCTGATGGACCCGCGCAAGGAGCGCTACGCGCAGGAGACCGACGCGCGCACCCTGGGCGAGGTCATCGCCGGCGCCGACATCTTCCTGGGCCTGTCCGCCCCCGGCGTGCTGAAGCCCGCCATGGTCGAGCAGATGGCCGCCGACCCGCTGATCCTGGCGCTGGCCAACCCCGTGCCGGAGATCATGCCGGAGGAGGCCAAGGCGATCCGTCCCGACGCGATCCTGGCGACCGGCCGGTCGGACTATCCGAACCAGGTCAACAACGTCCTGTGCTTCCCCTTCATCTTCCGCGGCGCCCTGGACGTGGGCGCCACCACCATCAACGAGGCGATGAAGATCGCCGCCGTCCGCGCCATCGCCGACCTGGCCATGGCGGAGGCGAGCGACGTGGTGGCCTCGGCCTATGGCGACCAGCTCTCCGGCTTCGGCCCGGAGCACCTGATCCCCAAGCCGTTCGATCCCCGCCTGATCCTCCAGATCGCGCCGGCGGTGGCCCGGGCCGCGATGGACAGCGGCGTGGCGACCCGGCCGATCGAGGACTTCGCGGCCTATGAGGACAAGCTGAACGAGTTCGTCTTCCGCTCCGGCTTGCTGATGCGGCCCGTCTTCGTCCGCGCCAAGCAGGACCCGCGCCGCGTGGTCTATGCAGAGGGCGAGGAGGAGCGGGTGCTGCGCGCGGTCCAGGTGGTGGTGGACGACCGGCTGGCGAAGCCGATCCTGATCGGCCGCCGCGACGTGGTGATGCGCCGGATCGAGAAGGCGGGGCTGCGGATCAGGATCGGCGAGCATGTCGATCTGGTCGACCCGGAGAACGATCCCCGCTACGCCGACTACTGGAACCTCTATCATCGCCTGATGGAGCGCAGCGGCATCTCGCCGGATGTCGCCCGGACGGTGGTCCGCACCAACACGACCGTGATCGCGGCCCTGATGGTCCGCCGGGGCGAGGCGGACGCGATGATCTGCGGCACCATCGGCAAGTACCGCAACCACCTGGGCGACATCCGCGACGTGATCGGCCTGCGGCCGGGAGTCCACAACCCGGCGGCGCTCAGCGTCCTGATCCTGAACAAGGGCACCTTCTTCATGTGCGACACCTATGTGTCGCCCGACCCGACCGTGCCGGAGATTTCGGAGATGACGGCGCTGGCGGCCGAGGAGGTCCGGCGGTTCGGCTTGGCGCCTAAGGTGGCCCTGCTGTCCCACAGCAATTTCGGCAGCCACGACAGCCCGTCCGCCGTCAAGATGCGCCAGGCGCTGGTCGAGATCACGAAGCGCTGTCCCGACCTGGAGGTCGAGGGCGAGATGCATGCCGACAGCGCCCTGTCCGAGGAGATCCGCGCCCGGATCTTCCCGAACTCGCGCCTGAAGGGGAAGGCCAACCTGCTGGTCATGCCCGACCTGGACGCCGCCAACATCGCCTTCAACATGACGAAGGTGATGGGCGACGGCCTGTCGGTCGGCCCGGTGCTGCTCGGCGTCGCCCAGCCGGCGCACATCCTGACCCCGTCGGTGACCGTCCGGGGCATCGTCAACATGTCGGCGCTCGCGACGGTCGATGCCCAGGTCTCGGCCGCGGAGGCGGCCGCGAAGCCGTAG
- the mgtE gene encoding magnesium transporter: MTEAAPEIERPEPVRPGSDRDDEAENEFGVSPDLVNGVREKLDDGRIGEVEAVVSDLHAADLADLVEQIGPDHRGALIDILRPGFDAEIFAYLSPSLRDVLVDQLEPRELAAAVAELESDDAIDLIQDLDADQQREILENLPPETRALVEEGLTFPEYSAGRLMSRDLVSVPQFWTVGKTLDYLRTETDNLPEDFYDIFIVDPMHRVVGAVPLSRIMRQKRSVKVGDILTEDIRTVSATTDQEEVAFLFRQYGLVSAPVVDGAGRLLGVITVDDVVDVIDEEAEDDLLKLSGVPDTDIYRAVLDTTRSRFSWLFVNLLTAILASAVIAVFEGTIEQIVALAVLMPIVASMGGNAGTQTLTVTVRALAMRELSEANALRVVAKEALVGTINGALFAVIIGLVAGLWFADPLLGIVIGSAMIINLFVAGLCGTLIPLGLARLKIDPAVASAVFLTTVTDVIGFFAFLGLAALILL, from the coding sequence ATGACCGAGGCGGCTCCGGAAATCGAGCGGCCCGAGCCGGTTCGGCCCGGGTCCGACCGCGACGACGAGGCAGAGAACGAGTTCGGGGTCTCCCCCGATCTCGTCAACGGCGTCCGCGAGAAGCTGGACGACGGTAGGATCGGCGAGGTTGAGGCGGTGGTTTCCGACCTCCACGCCGCCGACCTGGCCGACCTGGTCGAGCAGATCGGACCCGATCACCGGGGCGCCCTGATCGATATCCTGCGTCCGGGCTTCGACGCGGAGATCTTCGCCTATTTGAGCCCGTCGCTGCGCGACGTCCTGGTCGACCAGCTCGAGCCGCGCGAGCTGGCGGCCGCGGTCGCGGAGCTGGAGAGCGACGACGCGATCGACCTGATCCAGGACCTGGACGCCGACCAGCAGCGCGAGATCCTGGAGAACCTGCCGCCTGAGACCCGCGCGCTGGTCGAGGAGGGCCTGACCTTCCCGGAATACAGCGCCGGCCGCCTGATGTCGCGCGACCTGGTTTCCGTGCCGCAGTTCTGGACCGTCGGCAAGACGCTGGATTATCTGCGCACCGAGACCGACAACCTGCCGGAAGACTTCTACGACATCTTCATCGTGGACCCCATGCACCGGGTGGTGGGCGCGGTCCCGCTCAGCCGGATCATGCGGCAGAAGCGTTCGGTCAAGGTCGGCGACATCCTGACCGAGGACATCCGCACCGTTTCCGCGACCACCGACCAGGAGGAGGTCGCCTTCCTGTTCCGCCAGTACGGACTGGTCTCGGCGCCTGTGGTGGACGGGGCCGGGCGGCTGCTCGGCGTGATCACGGTGGACGACGTGGTCGACGTGATCGACGAGGAGGCGGAGGACGATCTGCTCAAGCTGAGCGGCGTGCCCGACACCGACATCTACCGGGCGGTGCTGGACACCACGCGGTCGCGCTTCTCCTGGCTGTTCGTCAACCTGCTCACCGCGATCCTGGCGTCGGCCGTGATCGCCGTGTTCGAGGGGACGATCGAGCAGATCGTGGCGCTGGCCGTGCTGATGCCGATCGTCGCATCCATGGGCGGCAATGCCGGGACCCAGACGCTGACGGTGACCGTCCGCGCCCTGGCGATGCGGGAGCTGTCCGAGGCGAACGCGCTGCGCGTCGTCGCCAAGGAGGCGCTGGTCGGGACGATCAACGGCGCGCTGTTCGCCGTGATCATCGGGCTGGTGGCCGGTCTGTGGTTCGCTGACCCGCTGCTCGGGATCGTCATCGGATCGGCGATGATCATCAACCTGTTCGTCGCCGGCCTGTGCGGGACCCTGATCCCGCTGGGGCTGGCCCGGCTGAAGATCGACCCGGCCGTGGCCAGCGCCGTGTTCCTGACCACGGTCACCGACGTCATCGGCTTCTTCGCCTTCCTGGGGCTGGCGGCGCTGATCCTGCTGTAG
- a CDS encoding TIGR01459 family HAD-type hydrolase: protein MADSMHEDIPLLDGLARLADDYDAFIVDAGGVLHDGSAAYPGALAALESLKAAGKRICLLTNQARRTASAARLLDGLGLATGLFDYLLTSGELAHQWLRHRPEPWLEDLGTACLHFGPIRDAELIHGLDMEAVDQPYLAHFVLGTGLNDVEESLADYEEVLRICARADLPMLCADPERWILAGDGRAPGGGALARRYAELGGAVDYCGLPFNDLYDRCFALLGIGDRSRILAIGDNLATDLAGAEAVGLDSVLVTGGLHRQDLGTAWGEAPDAGRLAALCAAAGRRPRAVLPTLRW, encoded by the coding sequence ATGGCCGACAGCATGCATGAAGACATCCCGCTCCTCGACGGGCTCGCCCGGCTGGCCGACGATTACGACGCCTTCATCGTCGACGCCGGCGGCGTGCTCCACGACGGCTCCGCGGCCTACCCAGGGGCCTTGGCCGCGCTGGAAAGCCTCAAGGCCGCCGGCAAGCGCATCTGCCTGCTGACCAACCAGGCACGCCGCACCGCGTCGGCGGCGCGCCTGCTCGACGGACTGGGGCTCGCCACCGGGCTGTTCGATTACCTGCTCACGTCGGGCGAACTGGCGCACCAGTGGCTGCGCCACAGGCCGGAACCCTGGCTCGAGGATCTCGGCACGGCCTGCCTGCATTTCGGGCCGATCCGGGACGCCGAGCTGATCCATGGCCTGGACATGGAAGCGGTGGACCAGCCCTATCTCGCCCACTTCGTCCTGGGCACCGGCCTGAACGATGTCGAGGAAAGCCTCGCCGACTACGAGGAAGTGCTGAGGATCTGCGCCAGGGCGGACCTGCCGATGCTCTGCGCCGATCCGGAGCGGTGGATCCTGGCCGGCGACGGCCGGGCTCCGGGCGGCGGCGCGCTGGCCCGACGCTATGCCGAGCTGGGAGGTGCCGTCGATTACTGCGGGCTCCCGTTCAACGACCTCTATGACCGCTGCTTCGCCTTGCTCGGCATCGGCGACCGCAGCCGCATCCTCGCGATCGGCGACAATCTGGCCACCGACTTGGCCGGCGCCGAGGCGGTGGGATTGGACTCGGTCCTCGTGACCGGCGGGCTCCACCGCCAGGATCTCGGCACCGCCTGGGGAGAGGCACCCGATGCCGGACGGCTGGCCGCCCTCTGCGCCGCCGCGGGCAGGCGCCCGCGCGCCGTCCTGCCGACGCTTCGCTGGTGA
- a CDS encoding RNA polymerase factor sigma-32, which yields MLTAEEEIDLGRRWRDEGDRRAMRLLVGSHLRLVIKMARNFAGYGLPVADLIAEGNVGLMQAVEKFDPERGFRFNTYAMWWIRAAMQGYVLHNWSMVKLGTTAAQKKLFFNLRRLKREMQELESGDLSAETITSIATKLDVPEAEVVDMNRRLAAADSSLNAVTAIDGEMEWQDLLVDQRPDQESIVADADELASRRRLLALGMEKLNDRERRILVERRMKDEPTTLEELSREYAVSRERVRQIEMRAFEKLQKAMLTAVPAARDRLATAA from the coding sequence ATGCTGACGGCCGAGGAGGAAATCGATCTGGGCCGCCGGTGGCGCGACGAGGGCGACCGGCGCGCCATGCGCCTTCTGGTCGGCAGCCACCTGCGCCTGGTCATCAAGATGGCCCGCAATTTCGCCGGCTACGGCCTGCCGGTCGCCGACCTGATCGCGGAAGGCAATGTCGGCCTGATGCAGGCGGTCGAGAAGTTCGACCCAGAACGCGGGTTCCGGTTCAACACCTATGCCATGTGGTGGATCAGGGCCGCCATGCAGGGCTATGTCCTGCATAACTGGTCCATGGTCAAGCTGGGCACCACGGCCGCCCAGAAGAAGCTGTTCTTCAACCTGCGCCGCCTGAAGCGCGAGATGCAGGAACTGGAGTCCGGCGACCTTTCGGCGGAGACGATCACCTCGATCGCGACGAAGCTGGACGTCCCGGAGGCGGAGGTGGTCGACATGAACCGGCGACTGGCCGCCGCGGACAGTTCCCTGAACGCGGTGACGGCGATCGACGGCGAGATGGAATGGCAGGACCTGCTGGTCGACCAGCGGCCCGATCAGGAAAGCATCGTCGCCGATGCGGACGAGTTGGCATCGCGCCGGCGCCTGCTGGCGCTCGGCATGGAAAAGCTGAACGACCGGGAGCGCCGCATCCTGGTTGAGCGCCGCATGAAGGACGAGCCGACCACGCTTGAGGAGCTCAGCCGCGAATACGCCGTTTCCCGCGAGCGTGTCCGGCAGATCGAGATGCGGGCTTTCGAGAAGCTGCAGAAGGCCATGCTGACCGCCGTCCCGGCCGCACGCGACCGGCTGGCGACGGCGGCCTGA